The Clostridia bacterium sequence CGAGAGGCGGCAGTCTCTCGGAACTTTTGGTACGCCGGGGTCCCCTAAAAATACGCGAAGCGGATTTTTTGGGGTGGTCTGAGGTTACAAAAGTAGGCCCCCCGGCAGGGGGATAGGAGTATTAGAACCTTGGTTCTAAAAATTGTCCTTGCTTTCAAAGCAAGGGAAATGTTTCAAAAGCAGCGCTTTTGTGAAAAGCACGCCCCCGAAGGACGTCGCCCGTTTGGCAATTTAAACGGTAAATTTTTCTTTAAAAGCTCAAATTGTAGTAAATACTTTTATTGTATTGCATCGCTGTGTGTGATAATATATAGAGTGTTTTGTTAGAAGTATAATTTATTCGAGGGTGAGATTTATGGTTAAACAGGAAAATATAAGAAACATCGCTATAATCGCGCACGTTGACCACGGCAAGACGACGCTCGTTGACGCAATGCTCCGCCAGAGCGGCATCTTCCGCGAGAATCAGCAGGTAGTCGAGCGCGTTATGGACTCCAACGACCTTGAGCGTGAGCGCGGAATAACGATCCTTGCAAAAAATACCGCCATATATTATGAAGATATTAAAATAAATATAGTAGATACTCCCGGACACGCCGATTTCGGCGGCGAGGTGGAAAGAAGCTTAGGCCTTGTTGACGGCGTGCTCCTTTTGGTAGACGCATTCGAGGGCTGTATGCCGCAGACGCGCTTCGTTTTAAAAAAGGCGCTAGCTTTGGGACTCAAAGTAATAATAGTCATAAACAAGGCCGACAGGCCGAACGCCCGCCCGCACGAGGTCGTTGACGAGGTGCTCGAGCTCCTTTTGGACCTTGAGGCCGACGAATCGTATCTCGATTCGCCCGTTGTTTTCGCATCGGGACGAGACGGCTGGGCTTCCCTTAGCCCCGACAGGCACGACGGCACCCTAAAGCCGCTTTTCGATATAATAAAGGATCAGATAGATCCTCCGAAGGGAGTAGAGGATGGGCCGTTTCAGATGCTCGTTTCAAACATAGATTACGACAACTACACCGGCCGCATAGCCGTGGGCAAGATAAACCGGGGCCGCGTGGCCTTAAACGACCAGGTGGCGGTATGCCGCCAAAACGGCGAGATCGTAAAAGCGAAGGTGTCGGGCCTTTACACGTTCGAGAGCTTAAAGCGCGAGGCCGTACCGGAGGCCTCCACAGGCGAGATAGTTGCAATTTCGGCGCTTTCCGATATAAATATAGGCGACTCCATGTGTTCGCCCGACGCGCCCGAGCCGCTGCCCGCGATAAAGGTAGACCAGCCGGTGCTCACGATGAACTTTTCGGTAAACGACGGCCCGTTCGCAGGTCAGGACGGCTCCTACGTCACCTCGCGCCACCTGCGCGACAGGCTTTATAAGGAGCTTGAGTCGAATATAAGCCTCAAGGTGGAGGACACCGACTCCGCCGACACGTTCAAAATATCGGGACGCGGCGAGCTTCATATAGCCGTGCTCATAGAGAACATGCGCCGCCAAGGGTATGAATTTCTTGTATCAAAGCCGAAGATAATAACTAAGGTGGTGGACGGCAAGCTCTGCGAGCCTATGGAGCGTCTCGTGGTGGACGCGCCGGAGGAATATGTGGGAACGGTCATCGAGAGCACTAATCTAAGAAAGGGCGACCTTCTTTCGATAACGCCTACGCAGAGCTATTCGCGCATAGAATTTATGGTCCCCTCGCGCGGACTTATCGGCTACAGAAGCGAAATGATGACGAAGACAAAGGGCACGGCCGTTATAAACTCCATATTCGAGGGATACGAGCCGATGCGCGGCGAGATACAGGAGCGCACGCGCGGTTCGCTCGTGGCGTTTGAAACGGGCAAGTCGGTGACTTACGGCCTTTATAACGCGCAGGACAGGGGAACGCTCTTTATCGGCCCCAACGTGAACGTGTACGAGGGCATGATAGTGGGCGAAAACAGCCGCGAGGGCGACATGGCCGTGAACGTGTGCAAGAAAAAGCACGTTACGAATATGCGCGCGTCCGGCTCCGACGAGGCGTTAAGGCTTACGCCGCACAAGGTGTTGAGCCTTGAGCAGTGCCTTGAATTT is a genomic window containing:
- the typA gene encoding translational GTPase TypA, producing the protein MVKQENIRNIAIIAHVDHGKTTLVDAMLRQSGIFRENQQVVERVMDSNDLERERGITILAKNTAIYYEDIKINIVDTPGHADFGGEVERSLGLVDGVLLLVDAFEGCMPQTRFVLKKALALGLKVIIVINKADRPNARPHEVVDEVLELLLDLEADESYLDSPVVFASGRDGWASLSPDRHDGTLKPLFDIIKDQIDPPKGVEDGPFQMLVSNIDYDNYTGRIAVGKINRGRVALNDQVAVCRQNGEIVKAKVSGLYTFESLKREAVPEASTGEIVAISALSDINIGDSMCSPDAPEPLPAIKVDQPVLTMNFSVNDGPFAGQDGSYVTSRHLRDRLYKELESNISLKVEDTDSADTFKISGRGELHIAVLIENMRRQGYEFLVSKPKIITKVVDGKLCEPMERLVVDAPEEYVGTVIESTNLRKGDLLSITPTQSYSRIEFMVPSRGLIGYRSEMMTKTKGTAVINSIFEGYEPMRGEIQERTRGSLVAFETGKSVTYGLYNAQDRGTLFIGPNVNVYEGMIVGENSREGDMAVNVCKKKHVTNMRASGSDEALRLTPHKVLSLEQCLEFIADDELLEVTPNFLRLRKKYLSKEARMKMEAAKKAENKK